In Musa acuminata AAA Group cultivar baxijiao chromosome BXJ2-10, Cavendish_Baxijiao_AAA, whole genome shotgun sequence, a genomic segment contains:
- the LOC135586793 gene encoding uncharacterized protein LOC135586793 — MRPMERVQDLIEEAKVRTVFWAICVFAISYFLSHTSKSMWTNVPISFLILVAFRFFSYEVELRWRMRPVPKQTYLSHLIKKQLRLEDSRLSTALPTSRWKRKIESPLVEAAIKEFINKILQDFVLDLWYSSITPDKEAPELIRSIILDVLGEISGRVKGINLVDLLTRDLLDLIGNQLDLYRKNQSEIGVNVMKTLSSEERDERLKRHLMASKELHPALFSPESEYKVLQRIVGGVLAITLKPREAQCPLVRCFSRELLTSLVVQPVMKFASPEYINELIEYVFLDNKDNSNMEVKSDSSHTYAGQNTQSGQWESRKTSLNLSSQLGLIQSGGEKSTDGSGHGHPNALQRDSVPPRPADWAMILEATTKRRSEVLAPENLENMWTKGRNYQKKTANLMKAGTILGSVNASSEYTNTTVRAVSAGKELVTNANKRIKGIDENYMVHLMHGIVNNEHHVSYDLEKEQYMEMGHVSGNKRNAGKPDRSNNFQLKRSSSTPDMDATFMTKSDEGASSKESCHLDIVKHKEEQSSDVVFYGERSLHLPKIKCRVVGAYFEKLGSKSFAVYSIAVTDAENKTWFVKRRYRNFERLHRHLKDIPNYSLHLPPKRFLSSSIDDYFVHQRCILLDKYLQDLLSIANVAEQHEVWDFLSDSSKNYSYGKSTSVMKTFAVNVDDAMDDIVRQFKGVSDGLMRKVVGTSPSYVTSLPVADKGLSLSWNQEEISKQIPRFSSMETSHSFSEDEEHDDDQSTSVNNGWHSDNELNSKSFPPRVVKHIKEYTGLESQQSQESDKFDRIGSDASKNSVASVFFEDPVGMPPEWTPPNVSVPMLNLVDKLFQLNRRGWLRRQVYWISKQILQLIMEDAIDDWILRQIHWLRRDDVVAQGIRWVQDVLWPNGTFIIKLGSSQGELDGFSIDQKSSQGRAYNDKVTRPNSFEAQLEAARRADDVKKLLLGGAPTALVSLIGPSQYRRSARDIYYFLQSTICIKQLAFSVLEMVLVSVFPELRDLVLDIHEKSRKQS, encoded by the exons ATGAGGCCGATGGAGAGGGTGCAAGATCTGATCGAGGAGGCCAAGGTTCGGACGGTTTTCTGGGCCATCTGCGTCTTCGCCATCTCCTATTTCTTGTCCC ACACAAGCAAATCAATGTGGACAAATGTCCCCATATCATTTCTCATACTTGTGGCCTTCCGTTTCTTCTCTTATGAGGTGGAGCTCCGTTGGAGGATGCGCCCGGTTCCTAAGCAAACATATTTGTCCCATTTAATAAAGAAACAGTTACGTCTTGAAGATTCACGTCTTTCTACAGCGCTGCCAACCTCAAGATGGAAGAGGAAAATTGAATCACCTCTTGTTGAGGCTGCCATCAAGGAATTTATTAACAAAATTTTGCAGGACTTTGTCTTAGATCTCTGGTATTCATCTATTACTCCTGACAAAGAGGCTCCAGAACTAATACGCTCTATAATACTTGATGTACTTGGTGAAATCTCAGGAAGAGTTAAAGGGATCAACCTTGTTGACTTACTAACAAG GGATCTTCTTGACTTGATAGGAAATCAGCTTGATCTTTACAGGAAAAATCAGTCTGAGATAGGCGTGAATGTCATGAAAACCTTATCCTCAGAGGAAAGGGATGAAAGATTGAAACGTCATTTAATGGCTTCCAAGGAACTTCACCCTGCTTTATTTTCTCCAGAGAGTGAATACAAG GTACTTCAACGTATTGTCGGAGGAGTTTTGGCGATAACCTTGAAACCACGAGAGGCGCAATGCCCATTAGTTCGTTGTTTCAGTCGAGAGCTCCTGACCAGCTTGGTTGTGCAACCTGTTATGAAATTCGCGAGCCCTGA GTATATTAATGAGTTAATTGAATATGTGTTTCTCGACAATAAAGACAACAGCAACATGGAGGTCAAATCTGATAGTTCACATACATATGCTGGACAAAATACTCAAAGTGGTCAATGGGAGTCAAGAAAAACATCTTTGAATCTCTCTTCTCAATTGGGATTAATTCAAAGTGGCGGCGAAAAGTCAACAGATGGTTCTGGACATGGCCACCCAAATGCATTACAGAGAGATTCTGTGCCGCCCAGGCCAGCCGATTGGGCCATGATACTGGAGGCCACTACAAAAAGGAGATCTGAAGTTCTTGCTCCCGAGAATTTGGAGAACATGTGGACTAAAGGCAGAAATTACCAAAAGAAGACTGCCAATCTAATGAAAGCGGGGACAATACTTGGATCTGTGAATGCTAGTTCAGAATACACTAATACTACTGTCCGAGCTGTCAGTGCAGGAAAAGAGTTAGTGACCAATGCAAATAAAAGGATAAAGGGTATAGATGAGAACTATATGGTTCACTTAATGCATGGAATAGTAAACAATGAGCATCATGTTTCCTATGATCTAGAGAAGGAGCAATATATGGAGATGGGCCATGTTTCTGGAAATAAAAGAAATGCTGGCAAACCAGATAGGAGTAATAACTTTCAACTAAAACGATCTAGCAGCACTCCTGATATGGATGCAACATTTATGACCAAAAGTGATGAAGGTGCTAGTTCCAAGGAGAGTTGTCACCTAGACATTGTCAAGCATAAGGAAGAGCAAAGTTCTGATGTGGTTTTCTATGGTGAAAGATCCTTGCATCTTCCTAAGATCAAATGCCGG GTTGTTGGAGCATATTTTGAGAAGCTTGGATCAAAATCATTCGCAGTTTATTCAATTGCTGTGACAGATGCAGAGAACAAGACCTGGTTTGTGAAAAGAAG ATATCGGAATTTCGAGCGGCTGCACCGGCATCTCAAGGATATACCTAATTATTCCTTGCATTTGCCCCCAAAGAGGTTTCTTTCATCCAGCATTGATGATTATTTTGTGCACCAGCGTTGTATTCTTCTTGACAAATATTTGCAA GATCTTTTATCAATTGCTAATGTTGCAGAGCAACATGAAGTATGGGACTTCTTAAGTGATTCTTCAAAG AATTACTCTTATGGGAAATCTACATCAGTGATGAAAACGTTTGCAG TTAATGTAGATGATGCTATGGATGATATAGTTCGTCAGTTTAAAGGGGTCTCTGATGGTCTCATGCGGAAAGTTGTTGGCACTTCACCATCTTATGTAACTTCTCTTCCAGTAGCTGACAAGGGTCTGTCATTGTCTTGGAATCAAGAGGAGATAAGTAAACAAATACCTAGATTTAGTAGTATGGAAACATCACATAGCTTTTCTGAGGATGAAGAACACGATGACGACCAATCAACTTCTGTAAATAATGGATGGCACTCAGACAACGAGTTGAACTCCAAAAGCTTTCCGCCTCGTGTTGTGAAGCACATCAAAGAATATACAGGTTTGGAATCTCAGCAGAGCCAAGAATCAGATAAATTTGACAGGATTGGCTCGGATGCCTCAAAAAATTCAGTAGCATCTGTTTTTTTTGAAGATCCAGTTGGAATGCCACCTGAG TGGACACCACCAAATGTGAGTGTACCAATGTTGAATCTGGTTGATAAGCTATTTCAACTAAACAGGAGGGGCTGGCTAAG AAGACAAGTATATTGGATTTCAAAACAGATATTGCAGTTGATAATGGAAGATGCCATTGATGATTGGATTTTAAGGCAAATCCATTGGCTAAGGAGGGATGATGTTGTTGCTCAAGGAATTCGATGGGTTCAAGAT GTTCTCTGGCCTAATGGCACATTCATCATTAAATTGGGGAGCAGTCAAGGTGAGCTGGATGGCTTTAGCATTGATCAAAAGTCATCTCAGGGTAGGGCATACAATGATAAGGTTACTAGGCCAAACTCTTTTGAGGCCCAGCTTGAAGCAGCTCGTAGAGCAGATGATGTTAAGAAATTGCTTCTTG
- the LOC135624921 gene encoding uridylate kinase PUMPKIN, chloroplastic-like: protein MAVFSPSLSLFPGATLSSFSSSSSFAPRLRAPSLMLGARSRTPPRSVVSCSSGLASDSPNYPRPQTATMAPFGLLRDEGSMPKPSYRWQRVLLKVSGEALAGDHAQNIDPKITMSIAREVASVTRLGIEVAIVVGGGNIFRGASWAGCSGLDRSSADYIGMLATVMNAIFLQATMESIGIPTRVQTAFRMSEVAEPYIRRRAVRHLEKGRVVIFAAGTGNPFFTTDTAAALRCAEINAEVVLKATNVDGVFEDDPRINPNARLLDNLTYQEVTSKDLSVMDMTAITLCQENNIPVVVFNLTKPGNIAKAIVGDKVGTFIGGRNQQQGCDCSTLAHELRILNEFET, encoded by the exons ATGGCCGTCTTCTCCCCTTCCCTCTCTTTATTCCCCGGCGCCactctctcctctttctcttcatcttcttcctttgCTCCGAGGCTTAGAGCTCCGTCGCTGATGCTGGGCGCTCGCAGCAGGACGCCTCCTCGGTCGGTCGTTAGCTGCTCCTCCGGTTTGGCCTCGGATTCGCCGAATTATCCAAG GCCTCAAACAGCAACCATGGCTCCCTTTGGCTTGCTCAGAGATGAaggttctatgccaaagccatcatATAGATGGCAAAGGGTTTTGCTTAAAGTAAGTGGAGAAGCACTTGCTGGAGACCACGCTCAAAATATTGATCCAAAG ATTACAATGTCTATTGCAAGAGAGGTTGCTTCTGTGACTAGACTTGGTATTGAG GTTGCTATTGTGGTTGGTGGAGGTAATATCTTTCGAGGTGCCTCCTGGGCAGGCTGCAGTGGTCTTGATCGTTCCTCTGCAGATTATATTGG GATGCTGGCAACAGTTATGAATGCAATATTTCTGCAAGCCACAATGGAGAGCATTGGCATCCCTACTCGTGTCCAGACCGCATTTCGTATGTCAGAAGTTGCAGAGCCGTACATTAGGAGGAGGGCCGTTAGACATTTAGAGAAAGGGAGAGTCGTTATATTTGCTGCTGGAACTGGCAACCCGTTCTTCACAACTGACACTGCTGCTGCCTTACGTTGTGCAGAAA TCAATGCAGAGGTTGTGCTTAAAGCAACGAATGTGGATGGCGTTTTTGAGGATGACCCCAGGATCAACCCAAATGCTCGGCTTCTCGACAATTTGACCTATCAAGAAGTGACATCGAAGGATCTCTCTGTGATGGACATGACAGCTATTACGTTGTGTCAAGAAAATAATATTCCTG TTGTTGTGTTTAACTTGACAAAACCTGGAAACATTGCAAAAGCCATCGTTGGTGACAAGGTTGGCACTTTTATTGGTGGAAGGAATCAGCAGCAAGGATGTGATTGCAGCACACTAGCTCACGAGTTGAGAATTCTCAATGAATTTGAAACTtga
- the LOC103968375 gene encoding 2-deoxy-glucose resistant protein 2, whose protein sequence is MLSFDKGEDNFFDAYDEIRTSIDSSSSENSFVASQELELRTLEYELWTREPMSVQDRRKRFFRGMGFDELAPSPVGCSVDSVGCSTCTEESTVDLSVNQRDMERIMESSGPVSNGMSSPDVEASEDSLCCIRDLDSGRKFIVHELGQDGLPSMLKEVGSGKLITLHEFEDLLGLSWSAQKLLRREAAASGEKTACSLDPKKNKYLNWWRSFRKRRQCVGASKYDISVKKSKLTRLIGTRVHRYRKSCKDLTALYMGQEIQAHKGLIRTMKFSPTGRYLASGGEDCVVCIWQIIQVESSCACVAPEGSSTFVGKIKDTKLVPGKDSNLAPVLIPKKIFKIEETPLQELRGHTNDILDISWSKSNYLLTSSKDKTVRLWKVGCDGCLKIFQHKDYVTCIQFNPIEDRFFISGSIDGKVRIWEIPENRVTDWVDTKDIVTAICYQPDGKGFVVGSIKGDCRFYGCSAKMIQLDLQLSLCSKKKSSGKRITGLQFCPEDSRRIMITSADSRIRICDGVDVILKFKGHRKAKSQLSASFSSDGRHIISVGEDSNVYIWNYNGSGNLPCIGAKSIHSSEFFFSRGVSVAVPWPGVGYRETDVGNNTQISSLPHKILEPFPWLKNSDCFSLGTWLFSDGSSKMSATWPEEKLPSQTKPQIQPDHSCERSSHLHHDYWSLAHMTGTWNLVIVTAGSDGTIRSFHNYGLPVQL, encoded by the exons ATGCTGAGCTTTGACAAGGGAGAAGATAACTTCTTTGACGCATATGATGAGATCAGGACTTCCATAGATTCCTCATCATCTGAGAACTCTTTTGTTGCATCTCAAGAATTGGAGCTACGGACACTGGAATATGAATTATGGACAAGGGAGCCAATGAGTGTTCAGGATAGGCGAAAAAGGTTCTTTAGAGGAATGGGTTTTGATGAGCTTGCGCCATCTCCCGTAGGCTGTTCTGTGGATTCAGTTGGCTGCTCTACGTGTACTGAAGAGTCGACAGTGGATTTATCAGTAAATCAGAGGGACATGGAAAGAATTATGGAAAGCAGTGGTCCTGTCTCGAATGGTATGTCATCTCCTGATGTTGAAGCATCTGAAGACTCTTTATGTTGTATAAGAGATCTCGATAGCGGTAGGAAATTTATTGTTCATGAGCTTGGGCAAGATGGTTTACCTAGCATGTTGAAAGAAGTTGGCTCGGGCAAGTTGATAACGCTGCATGAGTTTGAAGATTTACTTGGCCTCTCATGGTCTGCTCAGAAGTTATTACGCCGAGAGGCTGCCGCTTCTGGTGAAAAGACTGCCTGCAGTCTTGAtccaaagaaaaacaaatatttaaacTGGTGGAGAAGTTTCAGAAAGAGGAGGCAGTGTGTGGGAGCAAGcaagtatgatatttctgttAAAAAGTCCAAACTAACCAGGTTGATAGGAACAAGAGTTCATCGATATAGAAAAAGTTGCAAGGATTTAACTGCACTATACATGGGTCAAGAAATTCAAGCACACAAGGGTTTGATTAGGACCATGAAATTTAGTCCAACTGGGAGGTACCTGGCAAGTGGTGGTGAAGATTGTGTCGTATGTATTTGGCAGATTATTCAAGTTGAAAGTTCTTGCGCATGTGTTGCTCCAGAAGGATCATCCACATTTGTTGGTAAAATCAAAGACACCAAGCTGGTTCCTGGAAAAGATAGCAATTTGGCTCCTGTTCTTATTCCAAAAAAGATTTTTAAGATCGAGGAAACTCCTTTGCAAGAACTGAGGGGGCACACAAATGATATCTTGGACATATCTTGGTCCAAATCCAAT TATCTGCTGACCTCATCTAAAGATAAAACTGTACGCCTGTGGAAAGTTGGTTGCGACGGATGCCTTAAGATTTTCCAACACAAGGATTATG TGACATGCATTCAGTTCAACCCTATTGAGGATAGATTCTTTATCAGCGGTTCAATTGATGGAAAAGTTCGCATTTGGGAAATTCCGGAGAATCGAGTGACTGATTGGGTTGATACAAAGGACATCGTAACTGCTATTTGTTACCAGCCAGATGGAAAG GGATTTGTTGTTGGTTCTATTAAAGGGGACTGCCGCTTTTACGGTTGCTCAG CTAAAATGATTCAACTTGACCTGCAATTAAGTCTCTGCAGTAAAAAAAAGTCTTCTGGCAAGCGAATTACTGGGTTGCAG TTTTGCCCAGAAGATTCTAGAAGAATTATGATCACATCAGCAGATTCTAGAATTCGGATATGTGATGGGGTTGATGTCATCCTCAAATTCAAAG gacACAGGAAAGCCAAAAGTCAATTGTCTGCATCATTCAGTTCAGATGGAAGACACATTATATCTGTGGGTGAGGACTCCAATGTCTATATCTGGAACTACAATGGATCAGGCAACCTACCATGCATAGGTGCCAAGTCAATTCATTCATCTGAGTTCTTTTTCTCCAGAGGAGTATCTGTTGCGGTGCCATGGCCTGGCGTGGGCTATAGAGAAACTGATGTTGGCAACAACACTCAGATTTCCTCTCTGCCACATAAAATTTTGGAACCATTCCCTTGGTTAAAGAATTCAGATTGCTTTTCTCTTGGGACATGGCTGTTTTCTGATGGTTCGTCAAAGATGTCAGCTACATGGCCTGAGGAGAAGCTCCCTTCGCAAACCAAGCCTCAAATACAGCCTGATCATAGCTGTGAGCGTAGTAGCCATCTCCATCATGATTATTGGAGCCTCGCTCATATGACGGGCACATGGAATTTGGTGATTGTAACTGCAGGAAGTGATGGAACCATCAGATCGTTCCATAACTATGGATTGCCTGTTCAATTATGA
- the LOC135625282 gene encoding succinate dehydrogenase subunit 5, mitochondrial-like isoform X1, with the protein MATMLRSLAARRHLWSSSGLVRSYSSHQPTALVSKSFTRSLPLRIHPISDGPDCSSPFVNRLRRAFSCNVNQLPGIADPDIEAAFKDLMAMNWDEIPDSVTHNTKKTLSKATGDETGQEALANAFRAAEASVEFSGILVSLRMALDDLSGISGENVGQLPEYLEDGIKTAYKRYITYLDSFSPDETYLRKKVETELGTKMIHLKMRCSGIGSEWGKVTLLGTSGLSGSYVELRA; encoded by the exons ATGGCGACGATGCTGCGATCCCTAGCTGCTCGGAGGCACCTGTGGTCGTCATCGGGTTTGGTGAGGAGCTATTCCTCTCATCAACCCACCGCTCTTGTCAGCAAGAGCTTCACCCGGTCACTGCCCCTACGCATTCACCCCATCTCAG ATGGCCCAGATTGTAGTTCTccgtttgtgaatcgtttgcgacGTGCATTTAGTTGCAATGTAAACCAATTGCCTGGCATAGCTGACCCTGACATAGAAGCCGCCTTTAAGGATTTAATGGCTATGAATTGGGATGAAATTCCAGACTCAGTCACACACAACACAAAAAAGACTCTTTCTAAAGCCACTGGAGATGAGACCGGTCAAGAGGCTTTGGCAAATGCCTTTCGTGCAGCAGAGGCATCAGTTGAATTTTCTGGGATTTTGGTATCTCTTAGAATGGCACTTGATGATTTGAGTGGCATAAGTGGTGAG AATGTTGGGCAACTTCCAGAGTATCTTGAGGATGGCATAAAAACTGCATATAAACGGTACATTACGTATCTGGACTCCTTCAGTCCAGATGAGACCTATCTGCGGAAAAAAGTTGAAACAGAGTTGGGAACAAAGATGATACATTTGAAGATGAGATGTAGCGGAATTGGTTCCGAATGGGGAAAG GTAACACTTCTCGGCACTTCTGGGTTATCCGGGTCCTATGTGGAGCTCAGAGCTTGA
- the LOC135625282 gene encoding succinate dehydrogenase subunit 5, mitochondrial-like isoform X2 — translation MATMLRSLAARRHLWSSSGLVRSYSSHQPTALVSKSFTRSLPLRIHPISDCSSPFVNRLRRAFSCNVNQLPGIADPDIEAAFKDLMAMNWDEIPDSVTHNTKKTLSKATGDETGQEALANAFRAAEASVEFSGILVSLRMALDDLSGISGENVGQLPEYLEDGIKTAYKRYITYLDSFSPDETYLRKKVETELGTKMIHLKMRCSGIGSEWGKVTLLGTSGLSGSYVELRA, via the exons ATGGCGACGATGCTGCGATCCCTAGCTGCTCGGAGGCACCTGTGGTCGTCATCGGGTTTGGTGAGGAGCTATTCCTCTCATCAACCCACCGCTCTTGTCAGCAAGAGCTTCACCCGGTCACTGCCCCTACGCATTCACCCCATCTCAG ATTGTAGTTCTccgtttgtgaatcgtttgcgacGTGCATTTAGTTGCAATGTAAACCAATTGCCTGGCATAGCTGACCCTGACATAGAAGCCGCCTTTAAGGATTTAATGGCTATGAATTGGGATGAAATTCCAGACTCAGTCACACACAACACAAAAAAGACTCTTTCTAAAGCCACTGGAGATGAGACCGGTCAAGAGGCTTTGGCAAATGCCTTTCGTGCAGCAGAGGCATCAGTTGAATTTTCTGGGATTTTGGTATCTCTTAGAATGGCACTTGATGATTTGAGTGGCATAAGTGGTGAG AATGTTGGGCAACTTCCAGAGTATCTTGAGGATGGCATAAAAACTGCATATAAACGGTACATTACGTATCTGGACTCCTTCAGTCCAGATGAGACCTATCTGCGGAAAAAAGTTGAAACAGAGTTGGGAACAAAGATGATACATTTGAAGATGAGATGTAGCGGAATTGGTTCCGAATGGGGAAAG GTAACACTTCTCGGCACTTCTGGGTTATCCGGGTCCTATGTGGAGCTCAGAGCTTGA
- the LOC103968377 gene encoding transcription factor VIP1 isoform X1, protein MDPAGPLQPTNPRFGQIPLPTPRGLGVSGCGGGAAHRRAHSETFIRVPDDLLCYSDLDFGIPDMDFSSFSDEYLSGDGGAPIAATGRPVPGAHLRSLSVDAALFEGLSFQGVAAGSGDDGVLGSERKGHHRRSGSMDGAASPLEQESLPPLSDFAKKEMASDKLAELALIDPKRAKRILANRQSAARSKERKIRYTSELERKVQTLQTEATSLSTQLTLLQKDTTGLTTENRELKLRLHSMEQQAQLREALNETLREEVQRLKKATGQLLRANGNPHNIVIQQSVPNYYSHSSNQAQHLHAYEAQESSNDKSPSDQCLDDPMDFT, encoded by the exons ATGGACCCTGCCGGGCCGCTGCAGCCGACGAACCCCCGGTTCGGGCAGATCCCTCTCCCCACCCCCAGAGGCCTCGGCGTCAGCGGCTGCGGTGGCGGAGCCGCCCACCGCCGGGCCCACTCCGAGACCTTCATCCGCGTTCCCGACGACCTCCTCTGCTACTCGGACCTCGACTTCGGGATCCCGGACATGGACTTCTCTTCTTTCTCCGACGAATACCTCTCCGGCGACGGCGGGGCCCCGATCGCGGCGACGGGGAGGCCAGTCCCCGGGGCCCACCTCAGGAGCCTGTCGGTCGACGCCGCGTTGTTCGAGGGGCTGTCGTTCCAGGGCGTGGCAGCTGGAAGCGGCGACGACGGCGTCTTGGGGTCGGAGAGGAAGGGGCACCACCGGCGGAGCGGGTCGATGGACGGGGCGGCCTCGCCGCTCGAGCAGGAGTCGTTGCCGCCGCTGTCGGATTTCGCGAAGAAGGAGATGGCATCTGATAAGCTCGCCGAGCTGGCACTGATCGATCCCAAGCGTGCGAAAAG GATTCTTGCAAATAGGCAATCTGCTGCTCGTTCGAAGGAGAGGAAGATTCGGTATACAAGTGAACTTGAAAGAAAGGTTCAAACACTCCAAACAGAGGCAACCTCTCTCTCAACACAGCTTACACTTCTGCAG AAAGATACTACTGGTTTGACTACTGAGAACAGAGAACTCAAGTTGCGATTGCACTCCATGGAGCAACAAGCTCAACTTCGTGAGG CTCTCAATGAAACTTTGCGAGAAGAAGTCCAGCGGCTTAAGAAAGCAACTGGCCAACTTCTAAGGGCAAATGGAAATCCTCATAACATTGTGATTCAGCAGAGTGTACCAAACTACTATTCTCATTCGAGCAATCAAGCTCAGCATCTCCATGCGTATGAGGCACAAGAGTCCTCAAATGATAAGTCACCTAGTGACCAATGCCTAGATGATCCAATGGACTTTACGTGA
- the LOC103968377 gene encoding transcription factor VIP1 isoform X2, producing MDPAGPLQPTNPRFGQIPLPTPRGLGVSGCGGGAAHRRAHSETFIRVPDDLLCYSDLDFGIPDMDFSSFSDEYLSGDGGAPIAATGRPVPGAHLRSLSVDAALFEGLSFQGVAAGSGDDGVLGSERKGHHRRSGSMDGAASPLEQESLPPLSDFAKKEMASDKLAELALIDPKRAKRILANRQSAARSKERKIRYTSELERKVQTLQTEATSLSTQLTLLQFAAEINKQLYSDPLRPIGVIYQLAFIRRWKRKEHRRIRCGSLYMLMNMS from the exons ATGGACCCTGCCGGGCCGCTGCAGCCGACGAACCCCCGGTTCGGGCAGATCCCTCTCCCCACCCCCAGAGGCCTCGGCGTCAGCGGCTGCGGTGGCGGAGCCGCCCACCGCCGGGCCCACTCCGAGACCTTCATCCGCGTTCCCGACGACCTCCTCTGCTACTCGGACCTCGACTTCGGGATCCCGGACATGGACTTCTCTTCTTTCTCCGACGAATACCTCTCCGGCGACGGCGGGGCCCCGATCGCGGCGACGGGGAGGCCAGTCCCCGGGGCCCACCTCAGGAGCCTGTCGGTCGACGCCGCGTTGTTCGAGGGGCTGTCGTTCCAGGGCGTGGCAGCTGGAAGCGGCGACGACGGCGTCTTGGGGTCGGAGAGGAAGGGGCACCACCGGCGGAGCGGGTCGATGGACGGGGCGGCCTCGCCGCTCGAGCAGGAGTCGTTGCCGCCGCTGTCGGATTTCGCGAAGAAGGAGATGGCATCTGATAAGCTCGCCGAGCTGGCACTGATCGATCCCAAGCGTGCGAAAAG GATTCTTGCAAATAGGCAATCTGCTGCTCGTTCGAAGGAGAGGAAGATTCGGTATACAAGTGAACTTGAAAGAAAGGTTCAAACACTCCAAACAGAGGCAACCTCTCTCTCAACACAGCTTACACTTCTGCAG TTTGCTGCTGAAATCAACAAGCAACTTTATTCAGATCCTCTTAGACCTATCGGTGTAATCTATCAATTGGCTTTCATTAGAAG ATGGAAGAGGAAGGAACACAGGAGGATCAGATGTGGATCTTTATATATGTTGATGAACATGAGCTGA